In one window of Arthrobacter pascens DNA:
- a CDS encoding MmgE/PrpD family protein: MVKEHHVRVFRSEENLAREDQLAHKIAVVAADPVEVTNEVTNMVINRVIDNASVAIASLNRAPIVAARAQALSHGPSTGGKGAKVFGIGERVAPEWAAWANGVAVRELDYHDTFLAADYSHPGDNIPPILAVGQHVGSSGKDLVRAIATGYEIQVNLVKAICLHKHKIDHVAHLGPSAAAGIGTLLGLNVETIFQSVGQALHTTTATRQSRKGEISTWKAHAPAFAGKMAVEAVDRSMRGQTSPVPIYEGEDGVIAWLLDGPDASYSVPLPESGEPKRAILDTYTKEHSAEYQAQAWIDLARRLHGEHPEATDPANVKSVLIRTSHHTHNVIGSGANDPQKYSPTASRETLDHSIPYIFTVALQDGIWHHVDSYSPERAGRPDTVDLWHKVSTEEDPEWTRRYHSLDMAEKAFGGSVEITLADGTVITDEIAVADAHPLGARPFAREQYVNKFRTLAAGLVEEAEIERFLAAAARLPELEPGELDQLNITAASGIIDFATAPKGLF; encoded by the coding sequence ATGGTTAAGGAACACCACGTCCGTGTCTTCCGCAGCGAGGAAAACCTGGCCCGGGAGGACCAGCTGGCACACAAGATCGCCGTTGTCGCCGCGGACCCCGTCGAGGTGACTAATGAGGTCACGAACATGGTGATCAACCGGGTCATCGACAATGCTTCGGTGGCCATCGCATCGTTGAACCGTGCCCCGATCGTTGCGGCCAGGGCCCAGGCGCTCAGTCACGGGCCCAGCACCGGGGGCAAGGGCGCCAAGGTCTTCGGCATCGGCGAACGCGTCGCCCCCGAGTGGGCCGCCTGGGCAAATGGTGTGGCCGTCCGTGAACTCGATTACCACGACACCTTCCTGGCGGCGGACTACTCACACCCGGGCGACAACATCCCGCCGATCCTCGCCGTCGGCCAGCACGTCGGATCCAGCGGCAAGGACCTGGTCCGGGCGATCGCCACCGGCTACGAGATCCAGGTGAACCTCGTCAAGGCGATCTGCCTGCACAAGCACAAAATCGACCACGTCGCCCACCTTGGTCCGTCCGCGGCCGCCGGCATCGGCACTCTTTTGGGACTCAACGTCGAGACGATCTTCCAGTCAGTGGGCCAGGCGCTCCACACCACCACCGCCACCCGGCAGTCCCGAAAAGGCGAGATCTCCACCTGGAAGGCACACGCCCCGGCCTTTGCGGGCAAAATGGCAGTCGAAGCGGTGGACCGCTCCATGCGCGGCCAGACCTCCCCCGTACCCATCTATGAGGGCGAAGACGGTGTGATCGCCTGGCTGCTGGACGGCCCCGACGCCTCCTACAGCGTCCCCCTTCCGGAGTCCGGTGAGCCGAAACGGGCCATCCTGGACACCTACACCAAGGAACACTCAGCTGAATACCAGGCCCAGGCGTGGATCGACCTGGCGCGCCGGTTGCACGGCGAGCACCCCGAGGCCACCGATCCGGCCAACGTGAAGTCAGTGCTGATCAGGACGAGCCACCACACGCACAACGTGATCGGTTCCGGTGCCAACGATCCCCAGAAGTACAGCCCGACCGCCAGCCGTGAAACCCTGGATCACTCCATCCCCTACATCTTCACCGTGGCCCTCCAGGACGGCATATGGCACCACGTCGATTCCTACTCCCCCGAACGCGCCGGACGGCCGGACACCGTGGATCTGTGGCACAAGGTCAGCACCGAGGAAGACCCGGAATGGACCCGCCGCTACCATTCGCTCGACATGGCCGAGAAGGCCTTCGGCGGCTCCGTTGAGATCACCCTGGCCGACGGCACTGTGATCACTGATGAGATTGCCGTGGCCGATGCCCATCCGCTGGGCGCGCGCCCCTTCGCCCGGGAACAGTACGTGAACAAGTTCCGCACGCTTGCGGCGGGTCTGGTAGAGGAAGCGGAAATCGAACGGTTCCTCGCCGCCGCTGCTCGGCTTCCCGAGCTGGAGCCCGGTGAGCTGGACCAGCTGAACATCACGGCAGCCTCCGGCATCATTGACTTCGCCACCGCACCGAAGGGACTGTTCTAG
- the prpB gene encoding methylisocitrate lyase, with the protein MLYSKTTPEQKRIRLREMLASGTIQQFPGAFNPLSARLIEEKGFPGVYISGAVLANDLGLPDIGLTTLTEVATRAGQIARMTDLPSIVDADTGFGEPMNVARTVQELENAGLAGLHIEDQFNPKRCGHLDGKNVVDLDTATKRIRAAADARRDPNFLIMARTDIRAVEGLKPAQDRAKALVEAGADAIFPEAMKDLSEFQAIREVVDVPILANMTEFGQSELFTVDQLAAVGVSMIIYPVTLLRSAMGAAERTLESIKADGTQEAQVGSMLTRARLYDLVDYEAYNRFDTGIFNFQIPGT; encoded by the coding sequence ATGCTGTACTCCAAGACCACGCCGGAGCAGAAGCGGATCCGACTGCGGGAGATGCTGGCGTCCGGAACCATCCAGCAGTTCCCCGGCGCCTTCAACCCGCTGTCCGCGCGGCTGATCGAGGAAAAGGGCTTCCCGGGCGTCTACATCTCCGGCGCCGTGCTCGCCAACGACCTCGGGCTGCCCGACATCGGGCTCACCACCCTCACCGAAGTGGCCACCAGGGCCGGGCAGATCGCCCGGATGACTGACCTGCCCTCGATAGTGGACGCCGACACAGGCTTCGGCGAGCCCATGAACGTGGCCCGCACAGTGCAGGAACTCGAGAACGCCGGGCTGGCCGGCCTGCATATAGAGGACCAGTTCAACCCGAAACGCTGCGGCCACCTGGACGGCAAGAACGTCGTGGACCTGGACACCGCCACCAAGCGAATCCGCGCTGCAGCGGACGCCCGCCGGGATCCGAACTTCCTGATCATGGCACGCACGGACATTCGTGCCGTGGAGGGTCTGAAGCCAGCCCAGGACCGGGCCAAAGCCCTCGTCGAAGCGGGAGCCGACGCCATTTTCCCCGAAGCCATGAAGGATCTGTCCGAATTCCAGGCCATCCGGGAAGTCGTAGACGTCCCCATCCTGGCCAACATGACAGAGTTCGGCCAAAGCGAACTGTTCACGGTGGATCAGCTGGCCGCCGTCGGAGTCTCCATGATTATTTATCCGGTGACCCTGCTCCGTAGTGCCATGGGCGCCGCGGAGCGTACGCTGGAATCGATCAAGGCTGATGGAACCCAGGAGGCACAGGTCGGAAGCATGCTGACCCGTGCGCGTTTGTATGACCTGGTGGACTACGAGGCCTATAACCGCTTTGACACAGGAATCTTTAACTTCCAGATCCCCGGCACATAA
- a CDS encoding bifunctional 2-methylcitrate synthase/citrate synthase, whose translation MAEQDIKKGLDGVVVDYTAVSKVNPETNSLLYRGYPVQELAARCSFEEVAYLLWNGELPDAGQLADFTARERAGRALDPVVKQVIDALPASSHPMDVCRTAASVMGARHALAEDSSREANLAKAIDLFAAMPAVVAYDQRRRHGQEPVAPREDLDYSANFLWMTFGEEQVPEVVEAFNVSMILYAEHSFNASTFTARVITSTLSDLHSAVTGAIGALKGALHGGANEAVMHTFDEIGIRPEESLEDAAARAKTWMEDALKQKKKVMGFGHRVYKHGDSRVPTMKAALDKMIAHYGRPELLGLYNGLEAAMDEAKGIKPNLDYPTGPTYHLMGFDTATFTPLFVASRITGWTAHIMEQLASNSLIRPLSEYNGPEERHLP comes from the coding sequence ATGGCTGAACAGGACATCAAAAAGGGCCTCGACGGCGTCGTGGTGGACTACACCGCCGTCTCGAAGGTCAACCCGGAGACGAACTCCTTGCTGTACCGCGGCTATCCCGTCCAGGAGCTGGCCGCCAGGTGCAGCTTTGAAGAAGTCGCCTACCTGCTCTGGAACGGCGAGCTTCCCGACGCCGGGCAGCTCGCGGACTTCACTGCCCGGGAAAGGGCAGGACGGGCACTGGATCCGGTGGTCAAGCAGGTCATCGACGCGCTCCCCGCCAGCTCCCACCCCATGGACGTATGCCGTACCGCAGCATCCGTCATGGGGGCACGCCACGCTCTGGCGGAGGACTCCTCCCGCGAGGCGAATTTGGCCAAGGCCATTGACCTGTTCGCCGCGATGCCGGCTGTCGTTGCCTATGACCAGCGCCGCCGCCACGGCCAGGAGCCGGTGGCACCCCGTGAGGACCTGGACTATTCCGCCAACTTCCTGTGGATGACCTTCGGCGAGGAACAGGTCCCGGAGGTTGTGGAGGCGTTCAACGTGTCCATGATCCTTTACGCGGAGCACTCGTTCAACGCTTCCACGTTCACAGCCAGGGTGATTACATCGACCCTCTCGGATCTTCATTCGGCCGTGACGGGCGCCATCGGGGCGCTTAAGGGAGCGCTTCATGGCGGCGCCAACGAGGCCGTTATGCACACCTTCGACGAGATCGGCATCCGGCCGGAGGAATCCTTGGAGGACGCCGCCGCGCGCGCCAAGACATGGATGGAAGACGCCCTCAAACAGAAGAAAAAGGTCATGGGCTTCGGCCACCGCGTCTACAAGCACGGCGACTCCCGCGTCCCCACCATGAAGGCCGCACTGGACAAGATGATCGCCCACTACGGCCGGCCCGAACTGCTGGGGCTCTACAACGGGCTGGAAGCGGCCATGGACGAGGCTAAGGGGATCAAGCCGAACCTCGACTACCCCACCGGGCCTACCTACCACCTCATGGGATTCGACACCGCCACGTTCACTCCCCTGTTCGTAGCGAGCCGGATCACGGGCTGGACTGCGCACATCATGGAGCAACTGGCTTCGAACTCGCTGATCCGCCCGCTCAGCGAATACAACGGCCCCGAGGAAAGGCACCTCCCCTAG
- a CDS encoding RNA polymerase sigma factor, protein MLSEREQAFVALYKDSYPRIHKFVLRRVDDAELAQELAADVFRVAWQKWDGAGSTEIAWLFTVARNLIGNAYRGRDRQHALHDKLMVSSVEGSWDNSDNASVEDAMMALREKDRDILQLAYWDELTILEISQVLHCTQSSAKVRLHRAREAFRKLLPALCGPFEQKVGA, encoded by the coding sequence GTGCTTTCAGAGCGCGAGCAGGCGTTTGTCGCCTTGTACAAGGACAGCTATCCGAGGATCCACAAATTCGTGCTTCGGCGGGTTGATGACGCCGAGCTGGCCCAGGAGCTGGCTGCTGATGTCTTCCGCGTTGCCTGGCAGAAGTGGGACGGCGCGGGCAGCACGGAGATTGCGTGGCTCTTTACCGTGGCCCGCAATCTCATTGGCAACGCCTATCGCGGACGGGACCGGCAGCACGCGCTGCACGACAAGCTCATGGTCTCCTCGGTGGAGGGTTCCTGGGACAACAGCGACAACGCCTCAGTGGAGGACGCCATGATGGCGCTGCGGGAAAAGGACCGTGACATTCTGCAACTGGCGTACTGGGATGAGCTCACCATTTTGGAGATCTCGCAGGTGCTCCATTGCACTCAGTCTTCGGCCAAGGTGCGGCTGCACCGGGCCAGGGAAGCGTTCCGTAAACTTCTTCCGGCCCTGTGCGGGCCGTTCGAACAGAAAGTGGGTGCCTAG
- a CDS encoding 8-oxo-dGTP diphosphatase, with amino-acid sequence MTFTPVTLCFLTREYGGVPQVLLGLKKTGFGRGKIVGLGGHVEPGETEAEAACREVHEESGLVVRQQDLRDAGLVMFDFPARPAWNMTTRLFVAARWSGEPAESAEILPEWFDVGSLPVDRMWQDAAHWLPLALQGAVLQITVVLNDDNETVREVLDYTTR; translated from the coding sequence ATGACGTTCACCCCTGTCACGCTGTGCTTTCTCACCCGTGAGTACGGCGGCGTGCCCCAGGTCCTGCTGGGACTTAAGAAGACCGGCTTCGGGCGGGGGAAAATCGTCGGGCTGGGCGGCCACGTTGAACCGGGTGAAACGGAGGCGGAGGCCGCCTGCCGCGAGGTCCACGAGGAATCCGGACTGGTGGTCCGGCAGCAGGATCTCCGCGATGCGGGTCTGGTGATGTTCGATTTCCCGGCCCGCCCGGCATGGAACATGACAACGCGGTTGTTTGTCGCGGCACGTTGGAGCGGCGAACCGGCCGAAAGCGCCGAGATCCTCCCGGAATGGTTCGACGTCGGATCCCTTCCCGTCGACCGGATGTGGCAGGACGCAGCCCATTGGCTCCCGCTGGCCCTGCAAGGCGCCGTACTTCAGATCACAGTGGTTCTGAACGATGACAACGAGACTGTGCGCGAAGTGCTGGACTACACCACGCGCTGA
- a CDS encoding RNA polymerase sigma factor, whose translation MLAASEHDFIDLHTQHFTRVYRYIAYRINDLPRAEELAADVFRIAWEKQPAEPPGIGWLLATARKLLSNEYKGRRRRLELVDRLKDQAWSQAPGSNDEEQAAVAEVLLRLKERDREVLMLSYWDDLTTAELAQTLGCSPSAAAVRLHRARKAFASVAPAQLMTERKG comes from the coding sequence ATGTTGGCAGCCAGTGAACATGACTTTATCGACCTGCACACCCAGCACTTCACGCGCGTCTACCGCTATATCGCCTACCGGATTAATGACCTGCCCCGGGCGGAGGAACTGGCGGCGGATGTCTTCAGGATCGCCTGGGAAAAACAGCCGGCCGAACCCCCCGGCATTGGCTGGCTGCTCGCCACCGCGCGGAAATTGCTCAGCAACGAATATAAGGGCCGCCGCCGTCGCCTCGAACTTGTCGACCGGCTGAAGGACCAGGCCTGGAGCCAGGCCCCGGGCTCCAACGATGAAGAGCAGGCCGCCGTGGCCGAAGTCCTGCTGCGGCTGAAGGAGCGGGACCGGGAGGTCCTCATGCTCAGCTACTGGGACGACCTGACCACCGCGGAACTGGCCCAGACACTGGGATGTTCCCCCTCCGCCGCCGCCGTGCGCCTTCATCGGGCACGCAAGGCGTTTGCCAGTGTGGCCCCCGCACAACTCATGACCGAACGGAAGGGTTAG
- the xerD gene encoding site-specific tyrosine recombinase XerD, whose amino-acid sequence MAVATSEELAAGSAATDPAEPDTRQPTAIDRAITEYLQHMGVERGLAANTLSAYRRDLTRYSRYLAKAGCLRPDQVTRHHVTGYVRALTDGSDGGTALGVRSAARTVVAVRGLHKFWALEGLTTTDPASDVHPPMPGKRLPKAISVDEVTRILEATGTDTATGMRDRALLEFLYSTGARISEAVGLDVDDIWLQEAEAGPAIVRLFGKGSKERLVPLGSYGARALDAYLVRARPLLAVKGKGTPALFLNARGGRISRQSAWTILKAAAEKANITKDVSPHTLRHSFATHLLEGGADVRVVQELLGHASVTTTQVYTLVTADTLREIYAAAHPRALG is encoded by the coding sequence ATGGCCGTAGCGACTTCGGAGGAACTTGCAGCCGGGAGCGCCGCGACAGATCCCGCTGAACCTGACACCCGGCAGCCCACTGCCATCGACCGCGCCATCACCGAATATCTTCAGCACATGGGCGTCGAGCGGGGACTTGCGGCGAACACCCTCTCGGCATACCGGCGGGACCTCACCAGGTACTCCCGCTACCTGGCCAAGGCCGGTTGTCTACGCCCGGACCAGGTCACCCGGCACCATGTGACAGGGTACGTCCGGGCCCTCACCGACGGTTCCGACGGCGGCACCGCCCTGGGCGTAAGGTCGGCGGCCAGGACAGTCGTGGCGGTCCGCGGGCTGCATAAGTTCTGGGCCCTGGAAGGACTGACGACCACTGACCCCGCCAGTGATGTCCATCCGCCCATGCCCGGCAAGAGGCTGCCCAAGGCGATCAGCGTGGACGAAGTCACCAGGATCCTCGAGGCAACCGGAACGGATACGGCGACCGGCATGCGCGACCGGGCCCTGCTCGAATTCCTCTACTCCACCGGGGCCAGGATCAGCGAGGCCGTGGGCCTGGATGTAGACGACATTTGGCTGCAGGAAGCCGAGGCCGGCCCCGCGATCGTCCGTCTTTTCGGCAAGGGCTCCAAGGAGCGGCTGGTGCCCCTCGGATCATACGGAGCCAGGGCCCTGGATGCCTATCTGGTGCGTGCCCGTCCACTGCTGGCGGTCAAGGGTAAGGGCACACCGGCGCTGTTCCTCAATGCCAGGGGCGGAAGGATCAGCCGCCAAAGCGCCTGGACCATCCTGAAGGCCGCGGCGGAGAAGGCCAACATCACCAAGGATGTCTCGCCGCACACGCTGCGCCACTCCTTCGCCACGCACCTTCTGGAAGGCGGTGCGGACGTACGCGTAGTCCAGGAGCTTCTGGGCCATGCTTCCGTGACCACCACACAGGTCTACACGCTGGTTACTGCCGACACCCTCCGTGAAATCTACGCTGCCGCCCACCCCCGGGCGCTGGGCTGA
- a CDS encoding NUDIX domain-containing protein — MPGIPETPHAARQVSDTPSPRRLLSTEKVYEGRIWDVVSDSFQLQDTGDALTRDYIEHPGAVAVLPMNDAGEILLLKQYRHPVGMDLWEIPAGLLDVEGEDFVAGAARELAEEADLAAGTWNVLADFFNSPGSSSEAIRIYLARDIAYVPHHERHERMDEEAEIEFHWIALDDAVDAVLEGRLHNPSAVVGILAAAAARTRGYADLRPADAPWPAHPSQR, encoded by the coding sequence ATGCCCGGTATCCCTGAAACCCCCCACGCTGCACGGCAGGTTTCGGACACACCGAGCCCGCGCCGTCTTTTATCTACCGAGAAGGTCTACGAAGGCCGGATCTGGGACGTGGTCAGTGACAGCTTCCAGTTGCAGGACACAGGCGATGCGCTGACCCGGGACTACATCGAACATCCCGGCGCCGTGGCGGTCCTGCCGATGAACGACGCCGGTGAGATCCTGCTCCTCAAGCAGTACCGCCACCCGGTGGGCATGGACCTGTGGGAAATCCCGGCCGGCCTGCTGGACGTGGAGGGTGAGGACTTTGTGGCCGGTGCCGCCCGTGAGCTCGCGGAGGAAGCGGACCTCGCGGCCGGCACCTGGAATGTCCTGGCCGATTTCTTCAATTCGCCCGGATCCTCCAGCGAGGCCATCAGGATCTACCTCGCCCGGGACATCGCCTACGTTCCCCATCACGAACGCCATGAGCGGATGGATGAGGAAGCGGAAATCGAATTCCACTGGATAGCCTTGGACGACGCCGTGGACGCTGTCCTGGAGGGGCGGCTGCACAACCCGTCCGCCGTCGTCGGGATCCTTGCCGCCGCTGCTGCCCGGACCCGCGGCTATGCTGACCTCCGGCCGGCGGATGCTCCGTGGCCCGCGCACCCCAGCCAGCGCTGA
- a CDS encoding CTP synthase — MIGSNSVVQRSNSRVNSRFPGSSKTTKHIFVTGGVASSLGKGLTASSLGHLLRARGLSVTMQKLDPYLNVDPGTMNPFQHGEVFVTDDGAETDLDIGHYERFLDENLEGSANVTTGQIYSTVIAKERRGEYLGDTVQVIPHITDEIKRRMRLPAEGKNAPDVIITEIGGTVGDIESQPFLESARQVRQDIGRGNVFFLHVSLVPYIGPSQELKTKPTQHSVAALRSIGIQPEAIVIRSDREVPDAMREKIGRMCDVDIDAVVNAADAPSIYDIPKTLHSQGLDSYIVRALDLPFKDVDWTSWDKLLEAVHNPKHHVEIALVGKYIDLPDAYLSVTEALRAGGFANDTKVKIRWVPSDECETHEGAVASLDGVDAICVPGGFGIRGLEGKLGALKFARETKLPVLGLCLGLQCMVIEYARNVVGLEGASSSEFEPDSKYPVIATMEEQLDIVEGKGDLGGTMRLGLYEAKLDAGSVIAETYGKTTVSERHRHRYEVNNKYREQIAAQGLVFSGTSPDGKLVEFVELPAEVHPYYVATQAHPELSSRPTRPHPLFAGLIKAALDHQQGPDLADAPTAPAAVAEAAAAGQSRTVAAK; from the coding sequence ATGATAGGCTCAAATTCCGTGGTGCAGCGATCAAATTCCCGTGTAAATTCCCGGTTCCCGGGCTCGTCCAAGACGACCAAACACATCTTCGTCACCGGTGGTGTGGCGTCCTCGCTCGGTAAGGGACTGACGGCTTCGAGCCTCGGTCACCTCCTGCGGGCACGCGGCTTGTCTGTAACTATGCAGAAGCTGGATCCCTACCTGAACGTGGATCCGGGCACGATGAACCCCTTCCAGCACGGTGAAGTCTTCGTGACCGACGACGGCGCCGAGACGGACCTGGACATCGGACATTACGAGCGCTTCCTCGACGAAAACCTCGAGGGCTCGGCCAATGTGACAACGGGCCAGATCTATTCCACGGTCATCGCCAAGGAGCGCCGCGGCGAATACCTCGGCGACACCGTCCAGGTCATCCCACACATCACCGATGAAATCAAGCGCCGGATGCGGCTGCCCGCCGAGGGCAAAAACGCGCCCGACGTCATCATCACCGAGATCGGCGGCACGGTGGGCGACATCGAGTCCCAGCCGTTCCTCGAATCAGCCCGCCAGGTCCGCCAGGACATCGGCCGGGGCAACGTCTTCTTCCTCCACGTCTCGCTGGTTCCCTACATCGGCCCCTCGCAGGAGCTCAAAACCAAGCCGACGCAGCACTCGGTAGCTGCGCTGCGCTCTATCGGCATCCAGCCTGAAGCGATCGTGATCCGCTCAGACCGTGAAGTCCCGGACGCCATGCGCGAAAAGATCGGCCGCATGTGCGACGTCGACATCGACGCCGTGGTCAACGCCGCCGATGCGCCGAGCATCTACGACATCCCCAAGACCCTGCACTCCCAGGGCCTGGACTCCTACATCGTCCGCGCCCTGGACCTGCCGTTCAAGGACGTCGACTGGACCAGCTGGGACAAACTTCTCGAAGCAGTCCACAACCCCAAGCACCACGTGGAGATCGCGCTCGTGGGCAAGTACATCGACCTGCCGGATGCCTACCTGTCGGTGACTGAAGCCCTGCGTGCCGGCGGTTTCGCCAACGACACCAAGGTCAAGATCCGCTGGGTCCCGTCCGACGAGTGCGAAACCCATGAGGGAGCTGTCGCTTCCCTCGACGGAGTGGACGCGATCTGCGTACCGGGCGGCTTCGGGATCCGCGGGCTCGAAGGCAAGCTGGGCGCACTCAAGTTCGCCCGCGAAACCAAGCTGCCCGTCCTGGGCCTGTGCCTTGGCCTTCAGTGCATGGTGATCGAATACGCCCGCAACGTGGTGGGCCTGGAAGGTGCCTCCTCCAGCGAGTTCGAGCCCGACTCCAAGTACCCGGTCATCGCCACGATGGAAGAACAGCTGGATATTGTCGAGGGCAAGGGCGACCTGGGCGGCACCATGCGCCTGGGCCTGTACGAAGCCAAGCTCGACGCCGGTTCAGTAATCGCCGAGACCTATGGAAAGACCACTGTCAGCGAACGCCACCGGCACCGCTACGAGGTCAACAACAAGTACCGCGAGCAGATCGCTGCGCAGGGCCTCGTCTTCTCCGGAACGTCCCCCGACGGCAAGCTGGTGGAGTTCGTGGAGCTGCCCGCTGAGGTTCACCCTTACTATGTCGCCACGCAGGCGCACCCGGAACTGAGCTCGCGCCCCACCCGGCCGCACCCGCTCTTTGCCGGTCTGATCAAGGCTGCCTTGGATCACCAGCAAGGACCCGACCTGGCGGATGCCCCCACGGCGCCTGCCGCCGTGGCGGAAGCGGCTGCTGCCGGGCAATCGCGTACGGTTGCCGCTAAGTAG
- a CDS encoding DUF2867 domain-containing protein: MAMYPDQENPLPRSAGEGSLPAFRSLALDSIPFPDYADVIVLPVPDGLHNGDGGEKGAIEDPRVWAEALFSAKSMPAWVVALMGLRQTVVGLIGASRATAGVFAVSEVRGEEALISTDDRHLDFRCGVAYDAGARLLRVTTTVRLKGWRGRLYFFPVRLLHPLVVHAMMARAVRRLTQVPASRQ, encoded by the coding sequence ATGGCCATGTATCCAGACCAGGAAAATCCGTTGCCCCGCTCCGCCGGCGAAGGATCGTTGCCGGCCTTCCGGTCCCTCGCGCTGGATTCCATCCCGTTCCCTGACTACGCCGATGTGATTGTCCTCCCAGTCCCTGACGGGCTACACAATGGCGATGGCGGTGAAAAAGGTGCCATTGAAGATCCGCGCGTCTGGGCGGAGGCGCTGTTCTCAGCAAAGTCCATGCCGGCCTGGGTGGTTGCCCTGATGGGGCTTCGGCAAACCGTGGTTGGTCTGATCGGCGCCAGCCGGGCGACAGCGGGCGTATTTGCCGTCTCGGAAGTCCGTGGCGAGGAAGCCCTCATCAGTACCGATGACCGGCACCTGGATTTCCGTTGCGGAGTGGCTTACGACGCCGGTGCGCGGCTGTTGCGGGTCACCACCACCGTGCGCCTGAAGGGCTGGCGGGGGCGGCTGTACTTCTTCCCCGTGCGGCTGCTGCATCCACTGGTGGTGCACGCAATGATGGCACGGGCCGTCCGCCGCCTCACCCAGGTCCCGGCAAGCCGGCAATGA